The bacterium genome includes a window with the following:
- a CDS encoding glutamyl-tRNA reductase — MEIAVVGLSHKTAPVEIREKVAFAPDQLHEVARTVRGLSGVREAVILSTCNRVEVYAAVRSRDEGVEALIRFMSEYHRIPLDKLRPHIYFYAGSDAVHHVFRVASSLDSMVVGEPQILGQVKDAFEKAQQGSATGLVLNRFMHKAFSTAKRVRTETRIAQAAVSMSFAAVELARKIFGELSGKTVMVVGAGEMCELAATHLVENGISRVMVTNRTFARAEKLAEQFGGTAVPFDLFTKHLHEVDIVISSTGAPHLVVEAAHVKEAMKLRKQRPMFLIDIAVPRDIDPAINQIDNVYLYDVDDLQGIIDSNKKERAKEADKAEIIVREEVETFLKWIKMLDVTPTIRQLRDQFDAIRISELEKTLKNFGDEMTPKQKKSLEAMTTAIVNKILHQPTICLKQLAEDPDIDLSLDSVRRVFGLSELEDNEEEPRE, encoded by the coding sequence ATGGAAATAGCAGTAGTCGGACTCAGTCATAAAACCGCTCCCGTGGAGATACGCGAGAAGGTGGCCTTCGCCCCCGACCAGCTCCACGAGGTCGCCAGAACCGTGCGCGGTCTTTCGGGCGTGCGGGAGGCGGTAATCCTCTCCACCTGCAACAGGGTCGAGGTTTACGCAGCGGTGCGTTCGAGGGACGAGGGCGTCGAGGCGCTCATCCGCTTCATGTCCGAGTATCACCGGATACCGCTGGACAAGCTCCGCCCCCATATCTATTTTTACGCCGGTTCCGACGCCGTCCATCACGTCTTTCGCGTCGCCTCCAGCCTCGATTCGATGGTCGTCGGCGAGCCGCAGATACTCGGGCAGGTGAAAGACGCCTTCGAGAAGGCGCAACAGGGCTCCGCCACCGGACTCGTCCTCAACCGCTTCATGCACAAGGCTTTCAGCACGGCCAAGCGCGTGAGGACGGAGACGAGAATCGCGCAGGCGGCGGTTTCCATGTCCTTCGCGGCGGTCGAGCTTGCAAGAAAGATCTTCGGAGAGCTTTCCGGAAAGACGGTCATGGTCGTCGGCGCGGGGGAGATGTGCGAGCTCGCCGCGACGCACCTGGTCGAAAACGGAATCTCGCGGGTCATGGTCACGAACCGCACCTTCGCGAGGGCGGAAAAGCTGGCCGAGCAGTTCGGCGGCACCGCGGTGCCCTTCGACCTCTTCACAAAGCACCTTCACGAGGTGGATATAGTCATCTCCTCCACCGGCGCGCCCCATCTCGTCGTAGAGGCGGCGCACGTTAAGGAGGCGATGAAGCTGAGAAAGCAGCGGCCGATGTTCCTTATAGATATCGCCGTTCCCCGCGACATCGACCCCGCCATAAACCAGATAGACAACGTCTATCTCTACGACGTGGACGACCTGCAGGGAATAATCGACAGCAACAAGAAGGAGCGCGCCAAGGAGGCGGACAAGGCGGAGATAATCGTCCGCGAGGAGGTCGAAACCTTCCTCAAGTGGATAAAGATGCTCGACGTGACGCCGACCATCCGCCAGCTCCGCGATCAGTTCGACGCCATACGCATCTCCGAGCTGGAAAAGACCCTCAAAAACTTCGGCGACGAGATGACCCCGAAGCAGAAAAAGAGCCTTGAAGCGATGACTACGGCCATCGTGAACAAGATATTGCACCAGCCGACGATTTGCCTTAAACAGCTCGCCGAGGACCCCGACATAGACCTTTCGCTCGATTCGGTCCGCCGGGTCTTCGGCCTTTCCGAACTTGAAGACAACGAGGAGGAACCGCGTGAGTAA